Genomic DNA from Halobaculum sp. MBLA0147:
ACGACGGGACTCTCGGAGGTGCGCGACGACGTGACGACGGTGACGTTCCACCGCGGCGACGAGACGACGACCCTCGTCCACGGGCGCGACCTCACGCGCGAGGCGATCCGCGAGCAGTTCGACGAGGCCGCGCTGCTGTGTACGTTCAACGGCGGCCGGTTCGACGTACCGTTCCTGGAGACGAGCTTCGACCTGGACGTGACGACGCCACACCTCGACCTGATGCACGTCTGCCGCCGACTCGACCTGACGGGCGGACTCAAGCCCATCGAGCGGGAGTTGGGGATCGACCGCGACGGGCCGGACATCTCCGGACGCGACGCGGTCCGTCTGTGGCGCGAGTACGAGGCCGGCGACGAGACGGCGCTCGACCGGCTGGTGTCGTACAACCGCGACGACACGGTGAACCTGCGACGACTCGCGGACGTCGTCTGTCGTCGGCTCCACCGGCGGACGCCGCTGGACGACGACGTGTCGCTGTTGACCGACGTGGACGTGTAGCGGCGGTCGACTCGGGGTAGCCGTCCCAGCCGCTCCCGACCGAATCGGTCCGCGCACGCGACCTCGGGAAGGTGAAGCCTTTTGCCGACGGGGACGCACCCACCGGCGTATGAACCACCCAGCGGGACGCCCGGCTGCCGGAGCGGCCGCCGAGACCGCGGAGGCGGACGACGAGACCGCCGACACGGCGACGGAGACGGACGG
This window encodes:
- a CDS encoding ribonuclease H-like domain-containing protein, which encodes MRVENSFVPVEGVGEKTERRLWEAGVTEWHDYAGQRPRGVGATTASRIESYVDEALDRLADDDASYFDRTFPGSHRWRLYESFREDVCFFDIETTGLSEVRDDVTTVTFHRGDETTTLVHGRDLTREAIREQFDEAALLCTFNGGRFDVPFLETSFDLDVTTPHLDLMHVCRRLDLTGGLKPIERELGIDRDGPDISGRDAVRLWREYEAGDETALDRLVSYNRDDTVNLRRLADVVCRRLHRRTPLDDDVSLLTDVDV